A single region of the Pseudomonas solani genome encodes:
- the argA gene encoding amino-acid N-acetyltransferase — MHDYVNWLRHASPYINAHRDCTFVVMLPGEGVAHPNFGNIVHDLVLLHSLGVRLVLVHGSRPQIEARLAARGLTPHFHRDLRITDGPTLECVIDAVGQLRIAIEARLSMDIAASPMQGSRLRVTGGNFVTARPIGVVDGVDYHHTGEVRRIDRKGVGRQLDERSIVLLSPLGYSPTGEIFNLACEDVATRAAIDLGADKLVLFGSERGLIDEAGKLVRELRPQQVPSHLVRLGNSYQAELLDAAAQACRSGVKRSHMVSYAEDGSLLTELFTRDGGGTLVDQEQFESLREATIEDVGGLIDLITPLEDQGILVRRSREVLEREIGQFSIVERDGHIIACAALYPIADSEAGELACLAVNPEYRHGGRGDELLERIEDRARALGLKTLFVLTTRTAHWFRERGFQPSGVESLPAARASLYNYQRNSKIFEKAL; from the coding sequence ATGCACGACTACGTCAACTGGCTGCGCCACGCATCGCCCTATATCAACGCCCACCGGGACTGCACCTTCGTGGTGATGCTGCCCGGCGAAGGCGTCGCCCATCCGAATTTCGGCAACATCGTCCACGACCTGGTGCTGCTGCACAGCCTGGGGGTGCGCCTGGTGCTGGTGCATGGTTCGCGCCCGCAGATCGAGGCACGCCTGGCCGCGCGCGGGCTCACCCCGCACTTCCACCGCGACCTGCGCATCACCGACGGCCCCACCCTGGAGTGCGTGATCGACGCCGTGGGCCAGCTGCGCATCGCCATCGAGGCGCGCCTGTCCATGGACATCGCCGCCTCGCCCATGCAGGGCTCGCGCCTGCGTGTGACCGGCGGCAACTTCGTCACCGCGCGGCCCATTGGCGTGGTCGATGGCGTCGACTACCACCACACCGGTGAAGTGCGCCGCATCGACCGCAAGGGCGTCGGCCGCCAGCTGGACGAGCGCTCCATCGTGCTGCTCTCGCCCCTGGGCTACTCGCCCACGGGGGAAATCTTCAACCTCGCCTGTGAAGACGTCGCCACCCGCGCCGCCATCGACCTGGGTGCGGACAAGCTGGTGCTGTTCGGCAGCGAACGCGGGCTGATCGACGAAGCCGGCAAGCTGGTGCGCGAACTGCGCCCGCAGCAAGTGCCCAGCCACCTCGTGCGCCTGGGCAACAGCTACCAGGCCGAGCTGCTGGACGCCGCCGCCCAGGCTTGCCGCAGCGGGGTCAAGCGCAGCCACATGGTCAGCTACGCCGAGGACGGCTCCCTGCTCACCGAGCTGTTCACCCGCGACGGTGGCGGCACCCTGGTGGACCAGGAGCAGTTCGAGTCCCTGCGCGAAGCCACCATCGAGGACGTCGGCGGGCTGATCGACCTGATCACCCCGCTGGAGGACCAGGGCATCCTGGTGCGCCGTTCCCGCGAGGTGCTGGAGCGCGAGATTGGCCAGTTCAGCATCGTCGAGCGCGACGGCCACATCATCGCCTGCGCGGCGCTCTATCCCATCGCCGACTCCGAGGCCGGCGAGCTGGCGTGCCTGGCGGTGAACCCGGAATACCGCCACGGCGGCCGTGGCGACGAACTGCTGGAACGCATCGAGGACCGCGCCCGCGCCCTGGGCCTGAAGACCCTCTTCGTGCTCACCACCCGCACCGCCCACTGGTTCCGCGAGCGCGGCTTCCAGCCCAGCGGCGTGGAAAGCCTGCCGGCGGCGCGTGCCTCGCTCTACAACTACCAGCGCAACTCGAAGATCT
- the argE gene encoding acetylornithine deacetylase, giving the protein MPIPDLKSQFAALIAAPSVSCTQPGWDQSNQAVIDLLAAWLGELGFRCEVQQVAPGKANLLATLGSGPGGLVLAGHSDTVPFDAALWKTDPLQLAEADDRWYGLGSCDMKGFFPLVIEAVRSLRDQSFRRPLIVLATCDEESSMSGARALAAAGQPLGRAAVIGEPTGLKPIRLHKGVMMERIDILGQSGHSSDPSLGRSALEAMHESIAALVALRGEWQRTFNNPLFNVPQPTLNLGCIHGGDNPNRICGQCSLEFDLRPLPGMEPEMLRAAIRQRLAPLAERHGVAIDYQPLFPAVPPFEEPAGSDLVRLAERLTGHAAEAVAFGTEAPYLQQLGCETLVLGPGDIACAHQPDEHLELSRIEPTVALLRQLIQHYCLNPADKA; this is encoded by the coding sequence ATGCCCATTCCAGACCTGAAGAGCCAGTTCGCCGCACTGATCGCGGCGCCTTCGGTGAGCTGCACCCAGCCCGGCTGGGACCAGTCCAACCAGGCGGTGATCGACCTGCTGGCGGCCTGGCTGGGCGAGCTGGGCTTCCGCTGCGAGGTGCAGCAGGTGGCGCCCGGCAAGGCCAACCTGCTGGCCACCCTGGGCAGCGGCCCCGGCGGCCTGGTGCTGGCGGGGCACAGCGACACCGTGCCCTTCGATGCCGCGCTGTGGAAGACCGACCCGCTGCAGCTCGCCGAGGCCGATGACCGCTGGTACGGCCTGGGCAGCTGCGACATGAAGGGCTTCTTCCCCTTGGTGATCGAGGCGGTGCGCAGCCTGCGCGACCAGTCGTTCCGCCGTCCGCTGATCGTCCTGGCCACCTGCGACGAAGAGAGTTCGATGTCCGGCGCCCGCGCCCTGGCCGCCGCTGGGCAACCCCTGGGCCGCGCCGCGGTGATCGGCGAGCCCACCGGCCTCAAGCCGATTCGCCTGCACAAGGGCGTGATGATGGAGCGCATCGATATCCTCGGGCAGAGCGGCCACTCCTCCGACCCGAGCCTGGGCCGCAGCGCCCTGGAGGCGATGCACGAAAGCATCGCCGCGCTGGTGGCCCTGCGTGGCGAGTGGCAGCGCACGTTCAACAACCCGCTGTTCAACGTGCCCCAGCCCACCCTCAACCTCGGCTGCATCCACGGTGGCGACAACCCCAACCGCATCTGCGGCCAGTGCAGCCTGGAGTTCGACCTGCGCCCGCTGCCGGGCATGGAGCCGGAAATGCTCCGCGCGGCCATCCGCCAGCGCCTGGCGCCACTCGCCGAGCGCCATGGCGTGGCCATCGACTACCAGCCGCTGTTCCCCGCCGTGCCGCCCTTCGAGGAACCGGCCGGAAGTGATCTGGTGCGCCTGGCCGAACGTCTTACCGGGCATGCCGCAGAAGCGGTGGCCTTCGGCACCGAAGCGCCGTATCTTCAGCAGCTTGGTTGCGAGACCCTGGTGCTCGGCCCCGGCGACATCGCCTGCGCCCACCAGCCCGATGAACACCTCGAACTGTCACGCATCGAACCTACCGTGGCGCTGTTGCGCCAGCTCATCCAGCACTACTGCCTGAACCCCGCCGACAAGGCCTGA
- a CDS encoding CYTH domain-containing protein, with translation MQKETEIKLRASRETLEALRDHPLLKKRNKSGWEKRELFNQYYDTPERDLSRAKVALRLRRDGDQFIQTLKSRGQSVAGLSERNEWDWYLTKAKLDPKKLGDDCWPASLAELDKKTLAPIFTTDFVRERAEIAWGRGKAKVVVEAALDLGKVIAGKAEEEICELELELRQGEPEALLELARELAADLALMPCDISKAERGYRLFDANSYSVALPAPELDAEMPLDDAIAAIAWHLLGSSQRLAEQYRFNGHWKLLGEWLQQLIDLRALLGSLGQAAPRTTSHGLREALDALIGDWRPRLAAGQDDEAARKAAPQQFADELAGTRWGLFSLDASSWLLARGWTANRNDRGNRQGKAALGKWLPRLLGDEARDLQLDRYKRQPEDLAEQLPRIERLLVWLRLARSVLLEIPETDRCYGELNKLAELASQPIDEEALEARVTQAHQVLTLKSWKQLLK, from the coding sequence ATGCAAAAAGAAACCGAAATCAAGCTCCGCGCCAGCCGCGAGACCCTCGAAGCCCTCCGCGACCACCCGCTGCTGAAGAAGCGCAACAAGAGCGGCTGGGAGAAGCGCGAGCTCTTCAACCAGTACTACGACACCCCCGAGCGGGATTTGTCGCGCGCCAAGGTCGCCCTGCGCCTGCGTCGCGACGGTGATCAATTCATCCAGACCCTGAAGAGCCGTGGCCAGAGCGTGGCCGGCCTCTCCGAGCGCAACGAGTGGGACTGGTACCTGACCAAGGCCAAGCTCGACCCGAAGAAACTCGGTGACGACTGCTGGCCCGCCAGCCTCGCCGAGCTGGACAAGAAGACCCTGGCACCGATCTTCACCACCGACTTCGTCCGCGAGCGCGCCGAGATCGCCTGGGGCCGTGGCAAGGCCAAGGTGGTGGTGGAAGCCGCCCTGGACCTGGGCAAGGTCATCGCCGGCAAGGCCGAGGAAGAAATCTGCGAGCTGGAGCTGGAACTGCGCCAGGGCGAGCCCGAAGCCCTGCTGGAGCTGGCCCGTGAACTGGCCGCCGACCTGGCCCTGATGCCCTGCGACATCAGCAAGGCCGAGCGTGGCTACCGCCTGTTCGACGCCAACAGCTACAGCGTCGCCCTGCCGGCCCCGGAGCTGGACGCCGAGATGCCCCTGGACGACGCCATCGCCGCCATCGCCTGGCACCTGCTCGGCAGCAGCCAGCGCCTGGCCGAGCAATACCGTTTCAACGGCCACTGGAAGCTGCTCGGCGAATGGCTGCAGCAACTGATCGACCTGCGCGCCCTGCTCGGCAGCCTCGGCCAGGCCGCACCGCGCACCACCAGCCATGGCCTGCGTGAAGCCCTGGACGCCCTGATCGGTGACTGGCGCCCGCGCCTGGCCGCCGGCCAGGACGACGAAGCCGCGCGCAAGGCCGCGCCGCAGCAGTTCGCCGACGAACTGGCCGGCACCCGCTGGGGCCTGTTCTCCCTCGACGCCTCCAGCTGGCTGCTGGCCCGCGGCTGGACCGCCAACCGCAACGACCGTGGCAACCGCCAGGGCAAGGCGGCGCTGGGCAAATGGCTGCCGCGCCTGCTGGGCGACGAAGCCCGCGACCTGCAGCTGGACCGCTACAAGCGCCAGCCCGAGGACCTCGCCGAACAGCTGCCGCGCATCGAGCGCCTGCTGGTCTGGCTGCGCCTGGCCCGCAGCGTGCTGCTGGAAATCCCCGAGACCGACCGTTGCTACGGCGAGCTGAACAAGCTGGCCGAACTGGCGAGCCAGCCGATCGACGAGGAAGCCCTAGAAGCCCGTGTCACCCAGGCCCACCAGGTGCTGACGCTGAAGAGCTGGAAACAGCTGCTCAAGTGA
- a CDS encoding DUF502 domain-containing protein — translation MFKQSFRSLLGTWLTGLLALLPLVLTLALLAWIVSLLNRLVGPSTLIGQLLAALGQPFASNPYLAWFVGTLVLLGSLYPLGLAVQLGLRRPLAWLFDQTLRRTPLIGNVYNIADRFVGMLDKEKNADITTMKPVWCFFGGDGAAVLALQPSSAPIELEGRPYCAILVPTAPIPVGGGLLYVPVDWVRPADMGVDALTSIYVSMGLTPPPAATPPDASRS, via the coding sequence ATGTTCAAGCAAAGCTTCCGATCCCTGCTCGGCACCTGGCTGACCGGCCTGCTGGCCCTGTTGCCGCTGGTGCTGACCCTGGCCCTGCTGGCCTGGATCGTCAGCCTGCTCAATCGCCTGGTGGGCCCCTCGACGCTGATCGGCCAACTGCTCGCCGCCCTCGGCCAGCCATTCGCCAGCAACCCCTACCTCGCCTGGTTCGTTGGCACCCTGGTGCTGCTGGGCAGCCTCTATCCCCTGGGCCTGGCCGTGCAGCTGGGCCTGCGCCGGCCACTGGCCTGGCTGTTCGACCAGACCCTGCGGCGCACCCCTCTGATCGGCAACGTCTACAACATCGCCGACCGCTTCGTCGGCATGCTCGACAAGGAAAAGAACGCCGACATCACCACCATGAAGCCGGTCTGGTGCTTCTTCGGCGGTGACGGCGCGGCAGTGCTCGCGCTGCAGCCCAGCTCCGCCCCCATCGAGCTGGAAGGCCGGCCCTACTGCGCCATCCTGGTGCCCACCGCGCCCATCCCGGTGGGTGGCGGCCTGCTCTACGTGCCGGTGGACTGGGTGCGCCCGGCCGACATGGGCGTCGACGCGCTGACCAGCATCTACGTCTCCATGGGCCTCACCCCGCCGCCCGCCGCCACACCGCCCGACGCCTCGCGGAGCTGA
- the argC gene encoding N-acetyl-gamma-glutamyl-phosphate reductase yields the protein MVFKVFVDGQEGTTGLRLLDYLSGRADIELLRIADDKRKDPQERARFLNAADVAFLCLPDVASREAVSLVTNPNTCIIDASTAFRTDDSWAYGLPELAAGQREKIRTSKRIAVPGCHASAFILAVRPLIDAGLLPADYPLSTFSLTGYSGGGKGMIAQYEAGNDAALMSPRPYALGLEHKHLPEMRVQARLAQAPVFNPIVGPFLKGLAVTVPLYTERLARKASAAEITEIYRQHYAGEQFVRVMPAGDEANLDGGFFDVQGCNDTNRVDLFVFGSADRLNLVARLDNLGKGAAGAAVQCMNVHIGADEATGLNA from the coding sequence ATGGTTTTCAAAGTGTTCGTAGATGGTCAGGAAGGCACCACCGGCCTCCGCTTGCTCGACTACCTGTCCGGCCGTGCCGACATCGAGCTGCTGCGCATCGCCGATGACAAACGCAAGGACCCGCAGGAGCGCGCGCGCTTCCTGAATGCCGCCGACGTCGCCTTCCTCTGCCTGCCCGACGTGGCCTCCCGCGAGGCGGTGTCGCTGGTGACCAACCCGAACACCTGCATCATCGACGCCAGCACCGCGTTCCGCACCGATGACAGCTGGGCCTATGGCCTGCCGGAACTGGCCGCCGGCCAGCGCGAGAAGATCCGCACCAGCAAGCGCATCGCCGTGCCCGGCTGCCACGCCAGTGCCTTCATCCTCGCCGTGCGCCCGCTGATCGACGCCGGCCTGCTGCCCGCCGACTACCCACTGTCGACCTTCTCCCTCACTGGCTACAGCGGTGGCGGCAAGGGCATGATCGCCCAGTACGAAGCCGGCAACGACGCCGCCCTGATGAGCCCGCGCCCCTACGCCCTGGGCCTGGAGCACAAGCACCTGCCGGAAATGCGCGTCCAGGCCCGCCTGGCCCAGGCACCGGTGTTCAACCCCATCGTCGGCCCCTTCCTCAAGGGCCTGGCGGTCACCGTGCCGCTCTACACCGAGCGCCTGGCGCGCAAGGCCAGCGCCGCCGAAATCACCGAGATCTACCGCCAGCACTACGCCGGCGAACAGTTCGTGCGGGTGATGCCGGCCGGTGACGAAGCCAACCTCGACGGCGGCTTCTTCGACGTCCAGGGCTGCAACGACACCAACCGCGTCGACCTCTTCGTCTTCGGCTCCGCCGACCGCCTCAACCTGGTCGCGCGCCTGGACAACCTCGGCAAGGGCGCCGCCGGTGCCGCAGTGCAGTGCATGAACGTGCACATCGGCGCCGACGAGGCCACCGGCCTCAACGCCTGA
- a CDS encoding Lrp/AsnC family transcriptional regulator, whose product MPVELDPYDRRILELLQEDASIATAEIAERIGLSQSPCWRRIQRLKEEGVIRRQVTLLDRRKIGLNAQIFAQVKLNAHGRSNLTEFAEAMQGFPEVLECHVLMGAVDFMLRIVTKDIEAYERFFFEKLSLVPGIQEVNSIVALSEIKSTTRLPVGG is encoded by the coding sequence ATGCCTGTCGAACTCGATCCCTACGACCGCCGCATCCTCGAACTGCTGCAGGAGGACGCCAGCATCGCCACCGCCGAGATCGCCGAGCGCATCGGCCTGTCCCAGTCGCCCTGCTGGCGGCGCATCCAGCGGCTCAAGGAGGAAGGCGTGATCCGCCGCCAGGTGACCCTGCTGGACCGGCGCAAGATCGGCCTCAACGCGCAGATCTTCGCCCAGGTGAAGCTCAACGCCCACGGCCGCTCCAACCTCACCGAATTCGCCGAGGCCATGCAGGGCTTCCCCGAGGTGCTGGAATGCCACGTGCTGATGGGCGCAGTGGACTTCATGCTGCGCATCGTCACCAAGGATATCGAGGCCTACGAGCGCTTCTTCTTCGAGAAGCTGTCACTGGTGCCGGGCATCCAGGAGGTCAACTCCATCGTCGCCCTGTCGGAGATCAAGTCGACCACCCGCTTGCCGGTGGGCGGGTAG
- a CDS encoding GspE/PulE family protein produces MSAFASAAQDRWLDLNDLLRELVNQGRIAQDTAEQCMAIRRSAVNNQQHPLEFLASQQVDDLKRPGKKLDLEALTVWLSEYAGQPYLRIDPLKIDVAAVTPLMSYAFAQRHKILAVAADSESVTIASAQPFVHSWEGNLTHVLKRPIKRIVANPADIQRFTVEFYRLAKSVSGANAVDQKISGVGNFEQLLKLGANDQEPDANDAHIVNIVDWLFQYAYQQRASDIHIEPRREQGTVRFRIDGVLHTVYQFPPQVTMAIVSRLKSLGRMNVAEKRKPQDGRVKTKTPEGGEVELRLSTLPTAFGEKMVMRIFDPEVLLKSFDQLGFSQDDLKRWQSMTNQPNGIILVTGPTGSGKTTTLYTTLKQLATSEVNVCTIEDPIEMIEGAFNQMQVQHNIDLTFASGVRALMRQDPDIIMVGEIRDLETAEMAIQAALTGHLVLSTLHTNDAPSAITRLLELGVPYYLLRATLLGVMAQRLVRTLCPHCKAPIELEEEDWQNLTRPWSAPLPTGAHRAVGCLECRDTGYRGRAGVYEIMLLSDSVKSYITADTDLVGLRRNAFKEGMRSLRLSGAQKVAAGLTTVEEVLRVTPQSEQK; encoded by the coding sequence ATGTCCGCTTTTGCCTCAGCCGCCCAGGATCGCTGGCTGGACCTCAACGACCTCCTGCGGGAGCTGGTGAACCAGGGCCGGATCGCCCAGGACACCGCCGAGCAGTGCATGGCGATTCGCCGCAGCGCGGTGAACAACCAGCAGCACCCGCTGGAATTCCTCGCCAGCCAGCAGGTCGACGACCTCAAGCGCCCCGGCAAGAAGCTCGACCTCGAAGCCCTGACCGTCTGGCTTTCCGAGTACGCCGGCCAGCCCTACCTGCGCATCGACCCGCTGAAGATCGACGTCGCCGCGGTCACCCCGCTGATGTCCTACGCCTTCGCCCAGCGCCACAAGATCCTCGCCGTGGCCGCCGACAGCGAGAGCGTCACCATCGCCAGCGCCCAGCCCTTCGTGCACAGCTGGGAGGGCAACCTCACCCACGTGCTCAAGCGCCCGATCAAGCGCATCGTCGCCAACCCGGCAGACATCCAGCGCTTCACCGTGGAGTTCTACCGCCTGGCCAAGTCGGTCAGCGGCGCCAATGCCGTGGACCAGAAGATCAGCGGCGTCGGCAACTTCGAACAATTGCTGAAACTGGGGGCGAACGACCAGGAACCTGACGCCAACGACGCGCATATCGTCAACATCGTCGACTGGCTGTTCCAGTACGCCTACCAGCAGCGCGCCAGTGACATCCACATCGAGCCGCGCCGCGAACAGGGCACCGTGCGCTTCCGCATCGACGGCGTGCTGCACACCGTCTACCAGTTCCCACCGCAGGTGACGATGGCCATCGTCAGCCGCCTGAAGAGCCTCGGCCGCATGAACGTGGCGGAGAAGCGCAAGCCCCAGGACGGCCGGGTCAAGACCAAGACCCCGGAAGGCGGCGAGGTGGAGCTGCGCCTGTCCACACTGCCCACCGCCTTCGGCGAGAAGATGGTGATGCGGATCTTCGACCCCGAGGTGCTGCTCAAGAGCTTCGACCAGCTGGGCTTCTCCCAGGACGACCTGAAGCGCTGGCAGAGCATGACCAACCAGCCCAACGGCATCATCCTGGTCACCGGCCCCACCGGCTCGGGCAAGACCACCACGCTCTACACCACGCTCAAGCAGCTGGCCACCAGCGAGGTGAACGTCTGCACCATCGAAGACCCCATCGAGATGATCGAGGGCGCCTTCAACCAGATGCAGGTGCAGCACAACATCGACCTGACCTTCGCCAGCGGCGTGCGTGCGCTGATGCGCCAGGACCCGGACATCATCATGGTCGGCGAGATCCGCGACCTGGAAACCGCCGAGATGGCCATCCAGGCGGCGCTCACCGGCCACCTGGTGCTCTCCACCCTGCACACCAACGACGCCCCCAGCGCCATCACCCGCCTGCTGGAACTGGGCGTGCCCTACTACCTGCTGCGCGCCACCCTGCTCGGGGTCATGGCCCAGCGCCTGGTGCGCACCCTGTGCCCGCACTGCAAGGCGCCCATCGAGCTGGAAGAAGAGGACTGGCAGAATCTCACCCGCCCCTGGAGCGCACCGCTGCCCACCGGGGCGCACCGCGCCGTGGGCTGCCTGGAATGCCGCGACACCGGCTACCGGGGCCGCGCCGGGGTCTACGAGATCATGCTGCTGTCGGACTCGGTGAAGAGCTACATCACCGCCGACACCGACCTGGTCGGCCTGCGCCGCAACGCTTTCAAGGAAGGCATGCGCAGCCTGCGCCTGTCCGGCGCGCAGAAGGTCGCCGCCGGGCTGACCACGGTCGAGGAAGTGCTGCGGGTCACCCCGCAGAGCGAACAGAAGTAA
- a CDS encoding NfeD family protein, translating into MLGYLQTLSFWDWLALGTLLLILEVFGAGGYLLWIGLAAAAVGVLTFLVPGIPWEVQFILFGVLSVCTAVYWWRRQRSAAKPSDQPGLNRRGQEFVGRQFALHQAIEGGRGKIKAGDSVWLVIGPDLPVGAQVRVVGQDGVLLKVEPAGDN; encoded by the coding sequence ATGCTCGGCTACCTGCAGACCCTGTCCTTCTGGGACTGGCTGGCCCTGGGCACCCTGCTGCTGATCCTCGAAGTCTTCGGCGCCGGCGGCTACCTGCTGTGGATCGGCCTCGCCGCCGCCGCGGTGGGCGTGCTCACCTTCCTCGTGCCGGGCATCCCGTGGGAGGTGCAGTTCATCCTCTTCGGCGTGCTCTCGGTGTGCACCGCCGTCTACTGGTGGCGCCGCCAGCGCAGCGCCGCCAAGCCCTCCGACCAGCCAGGGCTGAACCGCCGTGGCCAGGAATTCGTCGGCCGCCAGTTCGCCCTGCACCAGGCCATCGAAGGCGGGCGCGGCAAGATCAAGGCCGGCGATTCGGTGTGGCTGGTGATCGGGCCCGACCTGCCCGTCGGCGCCCAGGTCCGCGTGGTCGGCCAGGACGGCGTGCTGCTCAAGGTGGAACCTGCCGGCGACAACTGA
- a CDS encoding TetR/AcrR family transcriptional regulator → MPRPATTRKPRASSQLRITGILDAARALLAEEGVANLSIYSVAERADMPPSSVYHFFASVPAILEGLTAEVHAAFRACLQEPVEHGSLGSWRDLSRLVEERMLAIYADDTAARQLILAQHGLTEVTQADRQHDIELGRLMHRLFERHFELPALPDDIDVFALAMELGDRVYARSVQLHGEITPRFAEEGMRVFDAYLGLYLPPFLPKRAVALADTP, encoded by the coding sequence ATGCCACGTCCCGCCACCACCCGCAAACCCCGCGCCAGCAGCCAGCTGCGCATCACCGGGATTCTCGACGCCGCACGGGCGCTGCTGGCCGAGGAAGGCGTCGCCAACCTGTCGATCTACAGCGTGGCCGAGCGCGCGGACATGCCGCCCTCCTCCGTCTACCACTTCTTCGCCAGCGTGCCGGCCATCCTCGAAGGCCTCACCGCCGAGGTGCACGCCGCCTTCCGCGCCTGCCTGCAGGAGCCGGTGGAACACGGCAGCCTGGGCAGCTGGCGCGACCTCTCGCGCCTGGTGGAAGAACGCATGCTGGCGATCTACGCCGACGACACCGCCGCGCGCCAGCTGATCCTCGCCCAACACGGCCTCACCGAAGTGACCCAGGCCGACCGCCAGCACGACATCGAGCTGGGCCGCCTGATGCACCGCCTGTTCGAGCGCCACTTCGAGCTGCCGGCACTGCCGGATGACATCGACGTCTTCGCCCTGGCCATGGAGCTGGGCGATCGCGTCTATGCCCGCTCGGTGCAGCTGCATGGCGAGATCACCCCGCGCTTCGCCGAGGAAGGCATGCGCGTGTTCGATGCCTACCTCGGCCTCTACCTGCCGCCCTTCCTGCCCAAGCGGGCCGTTGCGCTTGCCGATACCCCCTGA
- the aguA gene encoding agmatine deiminase: MKPLNSTPRADGFRMPAEWETHSRTWMVWPERPDNWRLGGKPAQAAFSAVARAIARFEPVTVCVSAGQYENACQRLDEPNIRVVEITTDDAWVRDTGPTFVTDDTGEVRGVDWAFNAWGGFDGGLYSPWNRDDQVASKVLRIEGFQGYRTEGFVLEGGSIHVDGEGTLITTEECLLNRNRNPHLGREEIEAVLRDHLAVDSIIWLPDGLYNDETDGHVDNFCCYVRPGEVLLAWTDDPANPNYPRCQAAMKVLEQARDAKGRQLVVHKMPIPGPLYATDEECAGVDLVAGTQERDPSIRLAGSYVNFLIVNGGIIAPKFDDPKDAEAEAILKRLFPQHEVVMVPGREILLGGGNIHCITQQQPAPQTR, from the coding sequence ATGAAACCTCTGAACAGCACCCCCCGCGCCGATGGCTTCCGCATGCCGGCGGAATGGGAAACCCACAGCCGCACCTGGATGGTCTGGCCCGAGCGCCCGGACAACTGGCGCCTCGGCGGCAAACCCGCCCAGGCCGCCTTCAGCGCCGTGGCCCGTGCCATCGCCCGTTTCGAGCCGGTGACCGTCTGCGTCAGCGCCGGCCAGTACGAGAACGCCTGCCAGCGCCTGGACGAACCGAACATCCGCGTGGTGGAAATCACCACCGACGACGCCTGGGTGCGGGACACCGGCCCCACCTTCGTCACCGACGACACCGGCGAGGTGCGCGGCGTGGACTGGGCCTTCAACGCCTGGGGCGGCTTCGACGGCGGCCTCTACTCGCCGTGGAACCGCGACGACCAGGTGGCCTCGAAGGTGCTGCGCATCGAAGGCTTCCAGGGCTACCGCACCGAAGGCTTCGTGCTGGAAGGCGGCTCCATCCACGTGGATGGCGAAGGCACCCTGATCACCACCGAGGAATGCCTGCTCAACCGCAACCGCAACCCGCACCTGGGCCGCGAGGAGATCGAGGCGGTGCTGCGCGACCACCTGGCGGTGGACAGCATCATCTGGCTGCCGGACGGCCTCTACAACGACGAGACCGACGGCCACGTCGACAACTTCTGCTGCTACGTGCGCCCGGGCGAAGTGCTGCTGGCCTGGACCGACGACCCGGCCAACCCCAACTACCCGCGCTGCCAGGCGGCGATGAAGGTGCTGGAGCAAGCCCGCGACGCCAAGGGCCGCCAACTGGTGGTGCACAAGATGCCGATCCCCGGCCCGCTCTACGCCACGGACGAGGAATGCGCCGGCGTCGACCTGGTGGCCGGCACCCAGGAACGCGACCCGTCGATCCGCCTGGCCGGCTCCTACGTCAACTTCCTCATCGTCAACGGCGGCATCATCGCGCCCAAGTTCGACGACCCCAAGGACGCCGAAGCCGAAGCCATCCTCAAGCGCCTGTTCCCGCAGCACGAAGTGGTGATGGTCCCCGGCCGCGAAATCCTCCTCGGCGGCGGCAACATCCACTGCATCACCCAGCAACAGCCGGCACCGCAGACGCGCTGA
- a CDS encoding TOBE domain-containing protein → MTIKAINVRNQFKGTIKEIIEGPVLSEIDVQTAAGIVTSVITTRSVRELELGIGSEVIAFVKSTEVSIAKL, encoded by the coding sequence ATGACCATCAAAGCCATCAACGTCCGCAACCAGTTCAAAGGCACCATCAAGGAAATCATCGAAGGCCCGGTGCTGTCGGAAATCGACGTGCAGACCGCCGCCGGCATCGTCACCTCGGTGATCACCACCCGTTCCGTGCGCGAGCTGGAGCTGGGCATCGGTTCCGAAGTGATCGCCTTCGTGAAATCCACCGAGGTGTCCATCGCCAAGCTGTGA